ATAAGCTACCATCATGTCGGCATTAGATAACTCTGGCTCCTTCTTGGCCAGAAACAAGACTCTTGTTAGCATAGCAGCCACTGTCGCCGGTATCTCCGCCGTTGGGGCATTGTACTACTATTCTCAACAAGGACCCACTCCTAGCCCTGAAGACTCCACCgcttcaaagaaaaagaataaaaagaagaagaagtccaagCCTGAAGACTCCAAGGACACTTCTGCTGCCCCTGCATCGCCAGCTTCCTCCAAGATCTATCCCGTTGGAAAGGATGGATTGCCTGATCTTTCAGAAGcaaccatctccaacttgacggCGGACCAAAAGAGCGAATGGGCTTTGGCACTCAAAGAAGACGGTAACACCGAATACAAGGCCAAAAACTATAAAGAGGCCGTTGCCTTCTACTCGGCTgccttgaaattgaaggtgGACCCTGTATTTTACTCCAACAGATCTGCTTGTTACGCTGCTTTGGATGACCATGAAAACGTCGTCAAAGACACCACCGAAGcgatcaagttgaagccTGACTACACCAAGTGTCTTTTGCGTAGAGCCACTTCTTACGAAATCTTGGAACAGTACCCAGATGCCATGTTTGACTTGACTGCGTTGACCATCTATGGAGGTTTCAGTAACAAGTCTGTGGAACAGGTTTTGGAAAGAGTTTTGAAAAAACACTCGGTGAGAATCGTTGAGCAAAACATAAAGACTCGTGTTCTTGACTTGCCCTCTGCATCCACCACTGGCTCGTTCTTTGGTGCCTTTGTCACCGAGTCCAACCCAGAAGGAATTAGTGAAGAGTCTACTGGTAATGATAAGTTGTTGTTCGATGCCattgccaaaatcaacctGAACACCCCAGAAGGATATGAAGAAGCCGATAAGTTGATTGCGGAAGCCGTTTCTGGTTATGACGCTGAAGGCTTGAAGGCTGATTCTGACAACGCCGCCAAAGCATCTATTGCTTACGAGTACGCTGCTACTTTCAAATTCCTTAAAAACGACCCATTACTGGCTGCTGTTGATATTGGCAAGGCCGTTCTGTTGAAGCCAAGATCTAGAACTTATGTCATCAGAGCCTTGATTAACGCCGATAAATCCTCGTACGAGGATGCCAGAAACGACTTTGCTTCGGCCGCCAAGATGGATTCAAATGCTGGAGATGCTTACTACCACTTGGGACAATTATTCTACTTGACAAATGAGTTGGATAAAGCCCAAgaaaactttgaaaaggccaagaagGCCAACCCTCAAAATGTCTACGCCTACGTCCAATCTGCCTGTATCACCTACAAAAACGGAGATatcaaagaagctgaagacAAGTTCACGGaagccaagttgaagtttccAACCTCTCCCGAAATTCCAAACTATTATGGTGAGGTTTTGTCTGACAGAGGAGACATCCAAGCTGCTTTGAAGCAATTTGAAACTGCGGCCAGATTACAAAAAGCATTACCAAACTATTCGGTGGGTGCCTTGCCATTGGTCAACAAGGCCTCTTTGATCTCCAGagagaacttcaacaagcttgatgaagctgaagaattGTTGGTAGAAGCGTGCAAATTGGATCCTAAGTCTGAATTGGCCAGAATCTCTTTAGCCCAAttgaagttgcaaaaagaacaagtgGATGAGGCCATTGTGttgtttgaagaatcttccaacttggccagaaccattgaagaaaaggttcAAGCCACTTCTTTTGCTGAAGCCACCAAGATGCAAAAGAGAATAAAGGCTGACCCCATCTTATCTGAAAAAATTGCTGAAGTTATGAGACAATCGATGATGGCAGCAGGTGTAGCTAACTAAGTCTGTGGATGCTCATTAGATTTGTAGATAGCTCTTGTGGTATTCTGTATatattgaaagaaaagtgTGTACTACTTCTGTATTTGGTAGAATTCGCAGTTTTTAGATTCATGCTCATGAAGAGTCTAATACGATCTATAGTATCCCTACCTAAAATTGCATAccaagatgagcaagatATAAAGTATGACTTAGCATACGTTCAGCACAACGTGGTAGTAAGCTCGGGACCCGTCAGCAGctccttcaagaaatggTACCGATATCCCATTGAGGACCTAGTCAAGGTGCTAACATATAATCATAAGAAAAATTGGCATGTTTGGAACCTACGAGGGGAAGGAAAAGGCTATAATGAAGCAGACGTGTTGGGTCAGATGTCGTACTTCCCATTTCCAGATCATCAACCTCCATCTTTCTATCTTTTGATGCAGGTAGTCGAAAGTATTGATAGGTTTCTCTCCCAAAGTCCAGAAAATGTTGCGATTGTCCATTGCAAAGCAGGAAAAGGCCGTTCGGGTACAGTGGCATGTGCTGTCATAATGTATGAATCATATAAGCACGGAATTTCCATGTCTGCCCATGAAGTGAATGAGTTGTATACACTAAGAAGAATGCGGCCTGGGTCTGGCAAGGGAgtttcaatcaagtcaCAATTCCGATACCTCCAGTACTGGCAGAATTACTTAGATGCATCAGAGGACAAACAGAAAGCAATAATGTTGGTGAACCAAGTGAACTCTCCGATTATGGTGCAGTTCACAGAGGTAAAATTGACAAATACTGTGAGATACTTGACAAATAATTCTGAAAATGCAGCCGAAATAAACGTAGTCTTACAAGGATACAATCCTCGAAAAGATGTCGAGTGTGGAGTTGAACTCGTACAGATTTGGGAGTATAATAACAAGGATGACACAGtacaaattgaaggaagagaCGTCATACTTCGTCCTGGACACCACATTAACGTTGCTCATGTTTGCGACTATCGGGTTTTTGTGAATGGAGTGCTTTTTGCCTGGTTTAACGTGAGCTTGGAGACAGAAATAGATACTTTAAAGGGGGACTTTGCagtcaaattcaaagaattcGATGGGTTTAAAGGCACAACCCATCGCGGGGCACCTCTCTTCGAGACCTTGACGATATCATGGAAGGTTGCGGTAGATGGGTGATACAATTAAC
The window above is part of the Yamadazyma tenuis chromosome 4, complete sequence genome. Proteins encoded here:
- the TOM70 gene encoding TOM (translocase of outer membrane) complex component (COG:U; EggNog:ENOG503NUNW; BUSCO:EOG09262341), coding for MSALDNSGSFLARNKTLVSIAATVAGISAVGALYYYSQQGPTPSPEDSTASKKKNKKKKKSKPEDSKDTSAAPASPASSKIYPVGKDGLPDLSEATISNLTADQKSEWALALKEDGNTEYKAKNYKEAVAFYSAALKLKVDPVFYSNRSACYAALDDHENVVKDTTEAIKLKPDYTKCLLRRATSYEILEQYPDAMFDLTALTIYGGFSNKSVEQVLERVLKKHSVRIVEQNIKTRVLDLPSASTTGSFFGAFVTESNPEGISEESTGNDKLLFDAIAKINSNTPEGYEEADKLIAEAVSGYDAEGLKADSDNAAKASIAYEYAATFKFLKNDPLSAAVDIGKAVSLKPRSRTYVIRALINADKSSYEDARNDFASAAKMDSNAGDAYYHLGQLFYLTNELDKAQENFEKAKKANPQNVYAYVQSACITYKNGDIKEAEDKFTEAKLKFPTSPEIPNYYGEVLSDRGDIQAALKQFETAARLQKALPNYSVGALPLVNKASLISRENFNKLDEAEELLVEACKLDPKSELARISLAQLKLQKEQVDEAIVLFEESSNLARTIEEKVQATSFAEATKMQKRIKADPILSEKIAEVMRQSMMAAGLLWYSVYIERKVCTTSVFVSLPKIAYQDEQDIKYDLAYVQHNVVVSSGPVSSSFKKWYRYPIEDLVKVLTYNHKKNWHVWNLRGEGKGYNEADVLGQMSYFPFPDHQPPSFYLLMQVVESIDRFLSQSPENVAIVHCKAGKGRSGTVACAVIMYESYKHGISMSAHEVNELYTLRRMRPGSGKGVSIKSQFRYLQYWQNYLDASEDKQKAIMLVNQVNSPIMVQFTEVKLTNTVRYLTNNSENAAEINVVLQGYNPRKDVECGVELVQIWEYNNKDDTVQIEGRDVILRPGHHINVAHVCDYRVFVNGVLFAWFNVSLETEIDTLKGDFAVKFKEFDGFKGTTHRGAPLFETLTISWKVAVDG